From the genome of Populus alba chromosome 10, ASM523922v2, whole genome shotgun sequence, one region includes:
- the LOC118044598 gene encoding uncharacterized protein, with product MAATPNSEMTDGPVLSLITKRLRALKKKHNRILQMEESIAQGKPINKEQEDFLRSKPSVSAAIDELEKLRQPLSIAVSEEIELAAHRLNPKSDSTVVPEASDEMLEDLLHLLYFGSLFDVKSQNDFTATMLTRTHERGCCLTYDYVTDDATDLLGERDLDMISMLGGLLISRPGNTSLSHKNALQRCMEHAKLWLANSDQPIDSTTNVSYAELRERLNKIMASDYFTTTPEMKAPVEVAAAAGNYVPFQVPFSVPVQVDDSVAQYQPKEQETENFQHETGDNQSSPTEESQKDEQETGNPAVVLDQEEQDKPLTEVGVDHNQRELEPEQQYVNRRNYQNQRGGRGGGNGGRRGYSNGRGGRSGSRGGGGYQNGRNQYYDQPGNFHQRNYYNNRGRGGRGGGHTYNNHGSTGQGGPADVGVAS from the exons ATGGCGGCCACACCTAACTCAGAAATGACGGACGGACCGGTCCTCAGCCTAATCACCAAACGCCTTCGCGCTCTGAAGAAGAAACACAACCGAATCCTCCAGATGGAAGAGTCCATCGCTCAAGGCAAGCCTATCAACAAAGAACAAGAGGACTTCCTCCGTTCTAAACCCTCTGTTTCCGCCGCAATTGACGAGCTCGAGAAGCTCCGCCAGCCTCTCTCCATCGCTGTATCGGAAGAAATTGAGCTCGCTGCTCATCGACTCAACCCTAAATCTGACAGCACAGTTGTTCCGGAAGCAAGTGATGAAATGTTGGAGGATCTGTTGCACTTGTTGTATTTTGGGTCGTTGTTTGATGTCAAGTCACAGAACGATTTCACTGCCACCATGTTGACTCGGACACATGAAAGAGGTTGTTGCTTGACTTATGATTATGTCACCGATGATGCCACGGATCTGCTTGGCGAGAGGGATTTGGATATGATATCTATGTTGGGTGGTTTATTGATTTCGCGTCCTGGCAATACTAGCTTATCTCATAAGAATGCTTTGCAGCGTTGTATGGAGCACGCGAAGTTGTGGCTGGCTAATTCAGACCAACCTATTGATTCCACCACTAATGTTTCCT ATGCTGAATTGAGGGAGAGGCTGAACAAGATCATGGCTTCCGATTATTTTACTACCACACCGGAGATGAAAGCTCCGGTGGAagtggctgctgctgctggcaATTACGTGCCTTTCCAGGTTCCTTTCTCAGTTCCAGTACAAGTGGATGACTCCGTTGCACAATACCAGCCAAAG GAACAAGAGACAGAAAATTTCCAACACGAGACTGGTGATAATCAGTCTAGTCCTACTGAGGAATCTCAGAAG GATGAACAGGAGACTGGAAATCCAGCAGTTGTCCTAGATCAAGAAGAGCAAGACAAGCCATTGACAGAAGTAGGGGTAGATCATAATCAGAGAGAGTTGGAGCCCGAGCAACAATATGTCAATCGAAGGAACTACCAGAACCAAAGAGGTGGTCGTGGTGGCGGCAATGGTGGTCGTAGGGGCTATTCAAATGGCCGTGGTGGTCGAAGTGGTTCTAGAGGAGGTGGTGGCTACCAAAATGGCCGCAACCAATATTATGATCAACCTGGAAACTTTCATCAGAGGAACTACTATAATAATCGAGGAAGGGGTGGCAGAGGTGGTGGGCACACTTATAACAACCATGGTTCGACAGGTCAAGGTGGTCCTGCTGATGTTGGGGTGGCTTCATGA
- the LOC118044605 gene encoding uncharacterized protein yields the protein MGVDYYNILKLNRNATEEDMKKAYKRLAMKWHPDKNPVNKKEAEAKFKLISEAYDVLSDPNKRQIYDLYGEEGLKSFDQIPPPTTNVGASFRFNPRDAEDIFAEFFGGGGGSGGVGKGYFRNNNGNNYGAELNRKAAPVESKLLCTLEELYKGTRRKMRISRSVPDDFGKPKTVEEILKIDIKPGWKKGTKITFPEKGNQEPGITPADLIFVVDEKPHSVFKRDGNDLVVNQKISLLEALTGKTIELTTLDGRYLPVPVTDIVKPGQELLVSNEGMPISKEPAKRGNLRIKFDVTFPARLTAEQKSDLKKALGAPDN from the exons atgggtgTCGATTACTATAACATACTGAAACTGAACCGGAACGCGACTGAAGAGGACATGAAAAAGGCATACAAGAGACTGGCAATGAAATGGCATCCAGACAAGAACCCTGTAAACAAGAAAGAAGCAGAAGCCAAGTTCAAGCTTATCTCCGAAGCCTACGATGTCTTATCAGACCCTAACAAGCGTCAGATCTATGATCTCTACGGTGAAGAAGGGCTCAAGTCTTTTGATCAAATCCCACCTCCAACTACCAATGTGGGCGCTTCTTTCAGGTTCAATCCTCGTGATGCGGAGGATATTTTCGCTGAATTCTTTGGAGGAGGTGGCGGATCCGGTGGTGTTGGAAAGGGGTATTTTCGGAATAATAATGGTAATAATTACGGGGCTGAGCTTAACAGGAAAGCGGCGCCTGTTGAAAGCAAGTTGCTTTGCACATTGGAAGAGCTTTATAAAGGAACTCGAAGAAAGATGAGGATTTCTCGTTCTGTTCCTGATGATTTCGG CAAGCCGAAAACCGTGGAGGAAATCTTGAAGATAGACATCAAGCCTGGCTGGAAGAAGGGCACAAAAATCACTTTTCCTGAGAAAGGCAATCAAGAACCTGGAATCACTCCAGCTGATCTAATTTTCGTGGTGGATGAGAAGCCCCATTCTGTTTTCAAGAGGGATGGAAATGATCTGGTGGTCAACCAGAAGATCTCGTTATTGGAAGCTCTCACAGGGAAAACCAtcgaattgacaaccttggatGGAAGATATCTCCCAGTCCCTGTAACAGATATTGTCAAACCAGGTCAGGAGTTGCTAGTCTCAAATGAAGGAATGCCCATCTCAAAAGAGCCCGCCAAGAGAGGAAACCTTAGAATCAAGTTTGACGTCACATTTCCAGCAAGACTTACCGCGGAACAGAAATCTGACCTCAAGAAGGCCCTAGGTGCACCTGATAATTAA